A section of the Methanosarcina mazei S-6 genome encodes:
- a CDS encoding PocR ligand-binding domain-containing protein, translating into MHISKADGTAIELASIIDTEAVQSLINDFYRLVHIPMALFDLKGNVLVSAGWQDICTKFHRVNPETCKYCIESDQKLSLNVAPGKYKLYKCRNNIWDVVTPIMVEGQHIGNIFSGQFLFEDEPLDYELFRSQARKYGFNEEEYIKALEKIPRLSREDIDTGMAFFMTFANMISQLSYSNIKLSQSLAERDAVVEALQESEKREKARSNELAAVLDAVPVAVYTTHDPQALKITGNRLSCEWLRIPPGTNLSKSAHEGERPEFFKLFKDGVEIPPEKMPSQLSAAGIEVNDCELDIVSADGRIRHVLGNARPLRDENGNLRGSISAFIDITERKRVEEALRKSEEHLRLLSDNLPDSAVYQYTLDPDGSGCFQYVSAGIERLIGLNSRDILNDPSILYRIIPSQYMGELIEAGVRSAHELSDFDMELPVELPDGRLKWIRLNSRPRRLPEGSTIWDGVLTDITRLKRAEEVLRESESRRKVAEAVDTERRRFFDVLETLPVMIALLTPDHQIAFANRPFREMFGNSGNRHCFEHCFRNNEQFDSCKAYKILETGQPYHWEITTPEGRVFDTYNLPFIDVDGSRMTLEMDIDITERKAAEEMLRDSEEKYRNIVETANEIILITDSEAVINYANSKVVDMLEYPLDEVIGKPIWGFISKECIPAVRQNLEKRRQGISESYELKLIRKDGSPVWTFLNAKPLFDRNGSFTGVMSMLTDISKRKEAEEALANIETARKKEIHHRIKNNLQVISSLLDLQADQFKNREDIKDLEVLSAFRESQDRVISMALIHEELYRGSGFETLNFSPYIQELTENLFNTYSLGDTRITLSMDLEEDLFFNMDTAVPLGMIVNELVSNSLKHAFGGRDKGEICIQLYREKLTKFKSEESEGTVFVLKISDNGLGIPEIDVENLDSLGMQLVTSLVDQLDGKLELKRNNGTEFIIRFKVTDKENKVQFALKSSHTSK; encoded by the coding sequence GTGCATATCAGTAAGGCTGATGGTACTGCTATAGAACTTGCCAGTATTATTGATACCGAAGCAGTCCAGTCCCTTATTAATGATTTTTACAGGCTTGTCCATATTCCCATGGCATTATTCGACCTTAAGGGCAATGTTCTGGTAAGTGCTGGATGGCAGGATATCTGCACAAAATTTCACAGGGTTAATCCTGAAACCTGCAAGTACTGTATAGAAAGCGACCAGAAGCTATCTCTGAATGTAGCTCCTGGAAAATATAAGCTGTACAAATGCAGGAACAATATCTGGGATGTGGTAACCCCGATTATGGTTGAGGGGCAACACATAGGCAATATTTTCTCAGGACAGTTTCTTTTTGAGGATGAGCCCCTGGATTATGAGCTTTTCCGGTCTCAGGCAAGAAAATACGGTTTCAATGAAGAGGAATATATAAAAGCACTTGAAAAAATTCCCAGACTGAGCAGGGAAGATATAGATACAGGCATGGCTTTCTTCATGACCTTCGCCAATATGATCTCGCAACTGAGCTACAGCAACATCAAGCTGTCTCAATCCCTGGCTGAACGTGATGCTGTGGTGGAAGCATTGCAGGAAAGCGAGAAACGTGAGAAAGCCCGTTCGAATGAGTTAGCAGCAGTACTGGATGCCGTACCTGTTGCTGTTTATACGACACATGACCCTCAGGCGCTTAAGATAACCGGTAACCGCCTCTCCTGCGAATGGCTGCGAATACCTCCAGGTACAAACCTGTCCAAGTCTGCTCATGAAGGGGAAAGACCGGAGTTTTTCAAGTTATTCAAAGATGGTGTGGAGATACCACCTGAAAAAATGCCTTCGCAGTTGTCAGCTGCCGGTATAGAGGTAAATGACTGTGAACTGGATATCGTATCTGCTGACGGCAGGATACGGCATGTACTGGGCAATGCAAGGCCCCTTCGCGACGAGAATGGAAACCTGCGCGGATCCATTTCTGCATTTATTGACATTACCGAACGCAAGCGGGTGGAAGAGGCTCTTCGTAAAAGTGAGGAGCATCTGCGCCTCCTGAGTGATAACCTGCCAGACAGCGCCGTATATCAGTATACCCTTGACCCCGACGGCAGTGGTTGTTTCCAGTACGTAAGCGCGGGCATTGAAAGGCTAATCGGTTTAAATTCCCGGGATATATTGAACGATCCCTCCATATTGTACAGGATAATCCCTTCGCAGTATATGGGAGAGCTTATCGAAGCCGGGGTTCGCAGTGCACATGAACTGTCGGATTTTGATATGGAGTTGCCTGTAGAGTTACCGGACGGCAGGTTGAAGTGGATAAGATTGAACTCCCGCCCTCGAAGGCTTCCTGAAGGGAGTACAATCTGGGACGGCGTATTGACCGACATTACCAGGCTTAAACGGGCTGAAGAGGTCCTGCGTGAGAGCGAATCACGCCGTAAGGTTGCCGAAGCGGTCGATACTGAAAGGCGGCGTTTCTTTGATGTGCTGGAGACGCTGCCGGTAATGATAGCCCTGCTAACACCTGACCACCAAATTGCCTTTGCCAACCGCCCCTTCCGTGAGATGTTTGGAAATTCCGGTAATAGACACTGCTTTGAGCATTGTTTCAGAAACAACGAGCAATTTGATTCCTGTAAAGCATATAAAATCCTTGAAACCGGCCAGCCTTACCACTGGGAAATCACCACTCCAGAGGGAAGAGTATTTGATACGTATAACCTTCCGTTCATTGATGTTGACGGTTCACGCATGACTCTTGAAATGGACATTGACATTACCGAGAGGAAAGCAGCAGAGGAAATGCTTCGGGATAGTGAGGAGAAATACCGGAATATCGTTGAGACAGCAAATGAAATTATACTTATCACTGACAGTGAAGCCGTAATCAATTATGCTAACTCTAAAGTAGTGGATATGCTGGAATACCCTCTGGACGAAGTTATTGGTAAACCGATCTGGGGTTTCATCAGTAAGGAATGTATACCTGCTGTCAGGCAGAATCTGGAAAAAAGAAGGCAGGGAATAAGCGAAAGCTATGAACTGAAATTAATACGTAAAGATGGTTCCCCGGTCTGGACATTTTTAAATGCCAAACCTCTTTTTGACAGGAACGGCAGTTTTACGGGCGTAATGAGCATGTTAACTGACATCTCAAAACGAAAGGAAGCAGAAGAAGCCCTGGCAAATATTGAAACTGCCCGTAAGAAGGAAATCCACCACAGGATAAAGAATAATCTTCAGGTAATTTCTTCCCTTCTTGATCTTCAGGCTGATCAGTTTAAAAACCGGGAGGACATTAAAGACCTGGAAGTTCTCTCCGCCTTCAGGGAAAGCCAGGACAGAGTAATATCAATGGCTTTGATACACGAGGAACTGTATAGAGGCAGCGGGTTCGAAACATTAAATTTTTCTCCGTATATTCAGGAACTTACCGAGAATCTTTTCAATACATACAGCCTTGGAGATACCAGGATAACTTTAAGCATGGACCTGGAAGAGGACCTCTTCTTTAATATGGATACTGCGGTCCCGCTAGGAATGATTGTCAACGAACTTGTTTCCAATTCCCTCAAGCATGCGTTCGGAGGAAGAGATAAAGGGGAAATTTGTATACAACTTTACAGGGAAAAGCTCACAAAATTTAAAAGTGAAGAGTCTGAAGGTACCGTTTTTGTCCTGAAAATTTCAGATAACGGCCTTGGAATTCCTGAGATTGATGTTGAAAATCTTGACAGCCTTGGAATGCAGCTTGTAACTTCCCTTGTCGACCAGCTGGATGGCAAACTCGAACTGAAAAGAAACAATGGGACTGAATTCATTATCAGGTTTAAAGTAACGGATAAAGAAAATAAGGTTCAATTTGCCCTGAAATCAAGTCATACGAGTAAATAA
- the pepD gene encoding aminoacyl-histidine dipeptidase, with amino-acid sequence MHPKTLEILKMFEEINKIPRRSKNEEKLALWLMEWAKNHNFEAKTDALNNVLIKVPPTPGYENSPAIVLQGHMDMVCEKCRDSGHDFSKDPIICIYEGDWLRGDGTSIGADNGIALAIGLVLAESGIKGEIEHPPLELLFTVDEETGLTGASGLEEDFFEGRILLNLDSEDEGIFILGCAGGQNSRIFLPLQWESFDYGKGSGFGLFRISAEGLEGGHSGVEIHRQRANGIQLLARMLSALKEKVGKENLRLVFFSGGSVHNAIPNYAEAFIVLSRNNEKQAEDFVSGLQKSFRGEYAVSDPEITLQLKEVENGIIFEASGGKITRKEVPSDRVFSVETEEKLYGVLLGMPHGVHRVSDTIPGLVETSNNLATVRTGEKEVRIVSSQRSSVMSRLAEVTEKVETVAKLAGARVEHECGYPAWEPDLQSGLLMKCRHAYSGTFGKEPEIKVVHAGLECGVIGSKCECIEMISFGPTIKDPHSPAERVYIPSIEKVWVFLENLMKSYR; translated from the coding sequence ATGCACCCCAAAACCCTAGAAATCCTTAAAATGTTTGAAGAAATAAATAAAATCCCTCGACGTTCTAAAAATGAAGAAAAACTTGCCCTCTGGCTGATGGAATGGGCAAAAAATCATAATTTTGAAGCAAAAACCGACGCTTTAAACAATGTCCTGATTAAAGTCCCCCCCACGCCGGGGTATGAGAATTCTCCTGCGATTGTTCTTCAGGGTCATATGGACATGGTATGTGAAAAGTGCAGAGATTCAGGCCATGATTTTTCTAAAGACCCTATCATATGTATTTATGAAGGGGACTGGCTGAGAGGGGATGGGACCTCAATTGGGGCAGACAATGGGATTGCCCTTGCGATAGGGCTTGTGCTGGCGGAGTCAGGCATAAAAGGAGAGATAGAGCATCCTCCTCTCGAGCTCCTTTTTACTGTTGATGAGGAGACAGGGCTGACAGGAGCCAGCGGGCTCGAAGAGGATTTCTTTGAAGGCAGGATTCTTCTGAACCTGGACTCGGAAGATGAAGGAATTTTTATACTGGGGTGTGCCGGGGGTCAGAACTCCCGGATTTTCCTGCCCCTGCAATGGGAAAGTTTTGACTACGGAAAGGGAAGTGGGTTCGGGCTTTTCAGGATCTCGGCAGAAGGGCTTGAAGGTGGGCACTCAGGAGTCGAGATCCACAGGCAGAGGGCAAATGGTATCCAGCTTCTTGCCAGGATGCTTTCAGCCCTTAAGGAAAAAGTCGGAAAAGAAAATCTCAGGCTGGTCTTTTTCAGCGGGGGGAGTGTCCACAATGCCATTCCAAACTACGCAGAGGCATTTATTGTCCTCTCCAGAAATAACGAAAAACAGGCAGAAGACTTCGTTTCCGGGCTTCAGAAGAGTTTTAGAGGCGAGTATGCGGTATCTGACCCTGAAATAACCCTTCAGCTTAAAGAGGTTGAGAACGGGATTATTTTCGAAGCGTCGGGAGGGAAAATTACCCGAAAAGAAGTGCCTTCGGACAGGGTTTTTTCAGTCGAAACGGAAGAAAAGCTTTACGGGGTCCTCCTCGGGATGCCTCACGGGGTACACAGGGTTTCGGATACTATTCCGGGGCTTGTTGAGACCTCGAACAACCTTGCAACCGTAAGGACAGGAGAAAAAGAAGTGAGGATCGTATCAAGCCAGCGCAGTTCTGTCATGTCAAGGCTTGCTGAAGTCACGGAAAAGGTGGAAACCGTTGCAAAACTGGCAGGAGCACGGGTTGAGCATGAATGCGGATATCCTGCATGGGAGCCTGACCTTCAATCAGGTCTGCTTATGAAATGCAGGCATGCGTATTCAGGGACTTTCGGGAAAGAGCCGGAAATCAAAGTAGTGCATGCAGGGCTTGAGTGCGGGGTGATAGGCTCGAAATGCGAATGCATTGAAATGATCTCCTTCGGGCCGACAATCAAAGACCCTCATTCCCCAGCTGAGAGAGTATATATCCCCTCAATTGAAAAAGTCTGGGTTTTCCTGGAAAACCTGATGAAGAGCTATCGTTAA